DNA from Rubripirellula lacrimiformis:
ACGCCTCGACGTCACGCCGCACCGTCCGTTCGTGCAGATTCGTCAGCCCCAAATCCAGCACCAAGTCGCCACGCAATTCGTCCAACGTGCGGCCGAAATGCGAGTATTCCAGCAATTGCAGCAGCTTGTGCTGGCGAATCAGTTGTTCGTTGCGTGCCATCGATCAGTTCCCCGTCCGTGCAAAAGTCCAGTGACGTCCATTGTCGCCCAGTTTGCCACCACTGGGAAGAACCGTCAAACGCCGCGTCAACGGATCGCACGTCAACGCCAAGTGGTTTCCCCCGCAGAATCGCGGGCAACCGTTAGACGTCGATCACGACCGTTCCGGCAATGCGGTCATGCAGCATGCGAGCGTTCTCTGTGAACACGAAACACCCGTCAATGAATGCCAGAAACGGGATGAACTGATTGGCGATCCCGAACACCAGCGATCGCAACAGCCAGCCCTGAATGAATCCAGGTAGCTCACGGGTGTCTTGCATCACGATCCGCGTCCCAACCGCCTTCTTGCCGACCGTTTGGCCAGACTTGGTCACCAGCACTGCATTGAGCGCAAGTACTAACGCGACGGGAAACAGCATCACCACCATGATGACTGCTGTCATTACCGGCGTCGGCTCTTGTTGTCCCATCGCCGCCCCCATCGCTGCGACCAAGCCCATCCCGATGCCGAACGCGACCATGAACATCAAGCCGTCGACGAACGATCCAAGGAAGCGTTTCCAGACACTGGCGATCGGACCGCCAAAACTTCCGGACGAACCATGGCCACCGCCACCGGACGGCGCGTAGGGATTGCTGCTGGCCGGTCTGCCCGGTTGCCCGACCGCTCGGACCGGTTGCAAGTCACCGGTGGTCAATTCGTCGAACATGCCGGGGTCGAAGTCATTCGATACCGCAGCGGGCCGTCGGGGTGGAGCCGCCGATGGATTTGCCTGGCCGGCTGGGCCTGCCGTGGGACGCCGTGGCGTGGCGGCCACAGGAGCTCCGGTCTTGGCGGGGCCACCAGGAGCTCGCAGCTGTTTCCCGCAAGGGCATTTGACGACTTTCCCGGCCGCGGCGTCGGGGATGTTCAAAACCTGAGAACAGGCCGGGCACTTGATTTTCATAGATGCAGTTTGCGACAGAAGCGGTAATTGATCGGTTCGATGTGGTGCAAGAACGCCCGGCCTGGCACGATCAACCGCCGCACCCCAGCCGGGCAAACCCGGGTCAGCATTCTAGTGGAAGATCACCGCCGCGGGGCGCCGCAGCGAAAGAGCCACTGCCGAACGCCCCCAAACTCGGCTCTCAGCGAAAACACCAGCCACCGATGCCGCCCGATTTCGTGTCCTTTTCGTTGCAAAGCCCCACTGCAAATCCGTCCCCCAGACCCAACGCGCACGGGCGGCAAATTTGGCCCCAAAAATCAGCCAATACCATCTTTTCAACGTCCACCGACTCACTATCATTGGCAGCACAATCGGGGCGTGGCTCAGCCTGGTAGAGCGCTGCGTTCGGGACGCAGAGGTCGTGTGTTCAAATCACATCGCCCCGACTGGTCAAAAACCCTGGAAACCAAGCGTTTTACAGGGTTTTTTCGTCGACTGAGGGGCAATCGCCGACGACGCCCCAGATTGCCCAAAGTGACAGGAATGGACTCCTTTGGACACCGTCGGCCTGAATCTGGTGCATCCATTGGTGCATCGGCGCTCACCTGCGTCGATCGAAGGTCCCTCATGATCGTGAGAGACTCGACCGCGCTGGCCGTCTCCAGCAGTCGGGTGTCGGTGTAGGTTTTCATGGTCAATTCGATGTCGCTATGACGCATCGTGGCCTGGGCAACTCGGGGTGCCACTCCGCTGATCGACAGGTGGGTCCCGAGCGTGTGCCGAAGGGCATGGACGTGAACAATCCCAAGCGTCTTGTGCATCAGCCACCGCACGTGCACGAGTCGAGTCAACACCACCCTGCGTACCTCGATCGAATCGTCGCCTTCGCCCGTGGCCAGTCCGATCGTTTCAAATCCTTCGAACGATACCAATCGAGTGAACGATCGAGTGATCGTTTGATCGACCATGTCGACCGAAACCTTCTGGCTTGTGCTGGCCGAACGAACAGCATCGTTCTGATTTTTGGCAGCATCCAAACGGCGGATGAGTTAGCTACAACTCGGATCGATCGATTTCGAACAATGGTGGAAAATGATGTCGATCTTTCTAGCCTGCGTTTCATGTCTCGTGTTTGTGCCGATATGCCAACGTAGCATGCATGATCCGCAATGGTTTCAATCCAGTTCCGACGTAGATAAGACCGAGGCGGAAGATGATGGAGACACCTGCTTTCTTCTTCACTCGAGTCCAATGTTTCCTGTTCTCCCTGAATCGATGAAGGATATTGCTAGGCCCGGAAGAGCGACGAAATCCGAAGAACAGAAACGTATCGATGAAATGCACAACGAGAGGACTGAACACTCTAAGAGAATCAAGTCGCAGGAAGAGAAACGAAGGGCACCGGAAAGAAATCAGAGATTTCACATTGCTTGTTTCCCGGGGTTCGCCGTGCAATCGGGAGTCACGCAAAACCTGGCACGCTCTTTTCAACAACCCGAAATGCAACACCGTTAACATCCGCGGCGGCTTGGGGGCACCGCGGCAATGAAGAGGAAGGTTGAGCGGTACGGTGCCCTTGCACTTTGCTTGAAGGCGGACGTTTGCGTTCGTGTTCCGGGGGGGGATTTGCTCGCGTTGTGGCTGTGTGCGTGCTACGATCGGGGGGCAGTGCTGCTTGTTGCTGGCGCCGATCGAAGTTGGCGTTTTTCCACCCGATACGATCCATTGAACAAAGTTCGTTGCATGCTTCTGAAGACAAAGTCAAACTGGCTAGTACTTTTGGCCTCCTTGATCGCACTTCCATCGGTGGCCACCGCACAGGACGGGTATTGGCCAGAAGGCAAAAGCTATTGTGTTTCACTGACCTATGACGATGGCCTGCCAAGTCAGATTGTTCATGCCTTGCCGCAGTTGAAGGCCGCGGGTCTGAAGGGCACCTTCTTCTGTCCGGGCGATGCCGACTATCGTTGGTCACAAGACGACGTAGATCGGATTCGTGAGGAAGGGCACGAGTTGGCTGGGCACACGGTCAATCACCCCTGCGCTCGCAAAAATGATTGGGTCAAGCCAGGCAATGCGTTGGAGGACTACGATGATGAACGCATGGCGAAAGAACTCGATCAGAATCTGGCCAACCTGATCAAAAATGGAGTCAAACGGGAGATTGCCACGTTCGCCTATCCGTGCGGCAGCACGTACATCGGCGAAGACAAACATAGCTATATCCCCTTGGTCAAAGAGCGGTTCTTTGCCGCCCGTGGCACGAAGGTTGGCTTTGAAGTGCCAAGCAACGGCGAAACCAATCTATTTGATGTGAAGACATTTGCGGGCAACCAACGCGACGTGGCCTATCAACTGAATCAAGTAACCGCCACACGAGACAACAACGGCTGGCTCGTTTTTATGTTTCATGGTGTTGGCGGCGATCACATTGCAATCAGTGCAGACGGGCACAAAGAGATCCTTCGGTTCCTGCAAGAAGACGACTCGGTCTGGGTTGCAACGTTTCAAGAGGCGGCCGCTTGGGTAAAGTCCAAACAAGAAGGGAAACCTGCGTCGGCCTCGGCTAGCCAAGCGGAATAGGTTTTCACGGGGTGAGCGTTCGGGGTCTCCGGGTGAAGGGTCGATGATCATCATCTGGTCATCAACTGAGCGAAGGACTTGCCCGTATCCGTTGCTGCGGCAACGCCGTGCCACCAAGGCAAAGGTCTGTGAGTCTTGAAAACGAACAGATCACAGGAAGCGACGCATCCGTGATCTGCGATCGCGATGCCACCAAGTATTCGAGGTCTGCCCAGTCTGCGAGCCGAAGCATATGTTCATCACCAAGCATGGAACCTTGGGCATCAATCCCATACGGATCGTTGATTCGCGCACCGGAGCCCGCGATCGCATCAGCCAAACGTTGCAGACGTTGTTTTTCGTCCATTACGCAACCGAGCCAAAAACATCTTCCAGATCATGTGCACACTCCATTCATGGGAAAGATAACCAACCTCTGCGAGCACGCGTCAGCAACTGCGAATCGAGTTTGGCTGAAACGGCAACTCTCGTTCTGTCGTGGTGGGCAAGGACGCAATGTGAGACCCATGCCGTCTTTGGTCGGCGGATCAATGCCGCGTTGATCGACAAGCCACTGGCCATTCAGCTTATCAAAGTGGCGACGCGATCGCTCGACTAATCATGCAGTGGAGGATCGCGATTTCGATCGGGGCCGCCTTAGCCGAGGTTGCCCTAGCTGGGCCCGTTGCTGCTGGGCCCGTTGCTGCTGGGGCCGGCCGTTAGGCGATGGATCATGGCGATCAGTTTTTGGCTGTCGAGTGGCTTGGTTGTGTAGTCGGTGCAGCCGGCCGCGAGGCATTCGTCGCGGTCACTCTTCATGGCGTTGGCAGTCAACGCGATGATCGGCAGGTCACAGCCTCGGCGGCGGAGTTCCGCCGCGGCACTGTACCCGTCCATCACCGGCATTTGCATGTCCATCACAATCAAATCAATCTGGGGGCGATCGTCCGACTCGATCGTGTCGACCGCTTCTTGCCCGTTGGTTGCCGTCAGCACTCGCCCGCCTGCCTTTTCAATGAAGTGCTGTGCGAGATAGCGGATGTCACGTCGGTCATCGACCACCAGGATGTTCCCCGAAATCGTCGCCGACTCGGTTGGCTTGTCTTCGGAAACCTTGACCGACAGGTTCGGTTCGACCAACGATCCCTTGGCCACCGTATCAATCGACAGCGTGAACGTGCTGCCATGGCCGAATTCACTCTCCAGCGAAACCTCGCCACCGAGCGCCTGTGCAAGACGCCGGCAAATTGCCAAGCCTAACCCGGTACCGCCAAACGATCGGGTGGACGTATTGTCGGCCTGCTGGAAAGGTTGAAACAACAGCTGTTGGTCCTGTGGCTTGATGCCGATACCCGTATCAATCACATGAAAGACCATTCTGCCGGTGCGACGCTGGCGGCCCGGGACGCGTTTGTCGACGGTCGCCGAATCGACACCTTGAACGCGACCATGTTTCGAAGCATCGTCTGCGTAACGGCAAACGACTTTTACTTTTCCCTGGTCCGTGAATTTGATTGCGTTGCCGACTAGGTTCAGCAGGATCTGGCGTAGTCGCACCGCGTCGGTTTCGATCCATTCGGGAATCGGACCATCAAACTCGATTTGCAGAGCAATCTTTTTCTCGAACGCTCGAACGTCCATCAACGAGCGAACTTCGGCGAGAATTCCGTCGGGGCGAACACGATCCTTTTCAATTTCCATCTTCCCGGCATCGATCTTCGACAAGTCCAGGATGTCGTTGATGATATTCAACAGAAAGTCACCATTGCGTCGGATCGTTTCGACAACCTGCAAGTTGTCGGGATCACGAATGTGGTCTTTCAGAATGTCAGCGTGCCCCATGATCGCCGCCATCGGTGTGCGGATTTCGTGCGACATGTTCGCCAAAAATTCACCGCGCGATCGGTTGGCCGTCTCGGCGATATGCTTCGCTCGTTCTAACGATTGTTCGAACGCTTTCCGCTCGTCGACATCGATCACGTAGCCGGTATAGCCAAGGAACGTTCCGTCGTCCGCGAAACGGGCGCGTCCTACGTCGACGGCCCAGCGATAGTCGCCATCGGCCAGTCGCAGGCGGAATTCGGATGCAAACGGCTGGCGTGCGGTAGCGGCCGCTAGAAACTCTTCCGCGGCACGCTGTTGATCGTCAGGGTGAGTGGCGTTGGTCCAACCAAGTCCCATCCCGTCGGCTTCGGTCTGTCCAGTCGTCACATACCAGCTTTTCGACAGGAACGTGCATCGATGGTTTTCGTCGGTGACCCAGAGCATCGCTGGCGACGCATCCGCGATCTCGCGAAAGTACTTCTCGCTTTGACGCAGCATTTCGACGGACAGTTGCCGCTGAGTGTTATCGTAAAAGTGACAAACGACGCCGTATCGATCACCTGGTAACACGATCCGTTCGAGTGACCAATCATAGGCTTCGGTCACGTCTTTATCGGCACGTTGATGGACGAAGGTTGGGGACGTATACGCTTCGCCTGTTTCCATGGTGTGGTGAAATTGCCGGGTCACTTCGTCCGCGACTTCGGCGGACCAAATCACTCGCAATGATTCATTCAACGATCGGCCGATCAGCGGTTCGACGTTACAGAACGCTTCACGCGCGCCCTTGCTGGCGTATCGCATCCGCATCTCGCTGTCGACGACATACAAGCCTTGAGGGCTATCGTCGATCAATCGTCGGAACGTTTCGCTGGACTGTCGCAAACTTTGTTGAACTCTGTCCTTCTCTTGCAGCAGATCACGAACCTCGAATTGCCGCGAACGATCGCGCAGCTTCGCCAACACCGTACTGACGAAGATGGAGATTCGAAGCGGTCGGTTGATCAGCGTGACATGCCCAAGTGACAAAATTCGCTGCAGCGTGCTGGATCCGACCTCACCAGCCTGCAGCAGCACCAGCACCGGCAATTCGGACCATTTCGGTTGATGGACTAGCACTTGCTTCAGTCCAGCGATGGCGACCTCGCCCAAGTGTTCCTGTGCGATCAGTGCAATCCCAGCACCCTCGGTGATGGCGTCAGTGAACGCTGCGATCGAATCGCAACAGCAAACCGCGATGCCATTCTGTACCAGCACTTGATGGCACAGGCGGGCGTCTTGCGGCGTTGGAGTCAGCGCCACCACTCGCTGGTTCAGTGCGTCCAGCCCGGCAACGGTTGCGCCATCGCTATGATCCTGTGTCGGTAGCTTCGCCATCAATGCTGTTCCCTATCCTTGGCAATCAACGATCCCTGTTCGCCGACGAAATCCGGCACTCCGGTCAAGATGCCCCGGAACTTCGTTAGTGGCGGTCCGATTTCGACGCCCTTGTTGCTTAGTTTGAATTCGCGAATGGATCGTTCGTGCCGGCCAGTGCGTTTCTTGATCACCGAGATCGCCTGTCTGATTTCACCGGCGGCTTCGAAATATCGGAACAGAACCACCGAATCCGCCAAATAGCTGGCATCGATCGGTGTGCCCATCGATTGTCCCAGCATGCCGTGCTGGGCAACGACGACCAATGTCAAGATGCTCTCTTTGCTCAGGAACTGCAACAATTCGTGCAACTGGATGATCAAGTGCTTTTCGTGCGGCATCGAATTCAGATAGCCGTTCAGACTGTCGATCGCGACGATACTGACAGATCGGCCCTGCGGATCCGGACGCACCGAACTGCGGACCAGACATGCCAGTTCACTGGGAGTGATCTCGCCAGGTGTCAGATTGATGATTTCGATCAGCCCGTCATCGACGTGGCGTCGCAGATCGTATCCGAGACCAGCGGCGCGAGCGAACAACGACTGCTCGCTCTCTTCGAATTGAAATAGGATCGCGCGTTCACCTCGCTGTGCCGCCGTGATCGCGAACTGCAGCGCCATCGACGACTTACCGACCCCGGCTGGTCCCAGCAACAACGCGCTTGTCCCGGCATTGAGTCCGCCACCAAGCAGTTCGTCGAATTCGCGGTTGCCGCTGTCGATCAAATGCGTCGCGGTTTCGGTGGAATCTTGCGTGGCAACCGAGCGTGGGTAGATGTTCAAGCCACCGCGCACGATCTTCATGTCGTGAGCACCGCCGATGAATCCGCTGCCCCGATGCTTTAGGATCCGCAGCCGTCGTCGCTCGCCGCCATAGTCCGACAAAAGATGTTCCAACCGGATCACACCGTGTGCGATGCTTTGCAGGTGTTGATCGTCTTCGCCGGAATAGTCATCCAACAACAGCACCGTGCAACCACGACCAACGAAGAACTGTTTCAGCGCCAAGATTTGTCGCCGGTAGCGGAGTGAACCTTGTGCAAGCAATCGCATCTCGGAGAGCGAGTCGAAGACCACTCGTTTGGGTCGCAGCTGGTTGACCCGTTCCAACACGCCGTCGACCGTTGTCCCCAGTTCGATCTCGGACGGTTCGAACATCGTGTACTGCAGCCGGGGGTCTTCGATCGCCTTGGTATCGACCAATTCGTAGATCTCGATTCCATCCAGCGTCCAGCCGTGTGATTCAGCGACGCCCTGCAATTCCTGCTTGGTTTCCGACAACGTGACATACAGCCCCTTTTCGCCGTTGCGAGCTCCTTCGAGCAGGAACTGCAGCGCAAGGGTGGTCTTTCCTGTGCCCGGCATTCCCTCGACCAGGTAGAGCCGATCAGAGGTCAGTCCACCGTACAGTATGTCGTCGAGGTCGGGATTGCCTGTGCTGATCTTCGGTGGCATGGCTGATGTCATATTCTTCAAGTCTCTTTCAGTGGTTCCATTCGCCCGCGTTCGGATCGCCCGCGTTCGGAAAGTTGTCGAATCAATCAACGCACTATCGCCATCGATCCAGCACGAATGGGTCTGTTGTTTCCGCCCGACCATCGTGACCTTCCGCCGCGTCTTCGACACCAAGCCGCCACGGACCGACGTTCGCGGATGCGGCAGATCGGTCCCCCGCTCTCCGTTGACAGATCCAGGCGTTGGCAGGAAATCGACCACCTTGGTCTCTTTCGAACAACATCTTGATCCATTCTATCACGTCACTTTTTATCCCGCTGACACCCATCATACGCTGCCCGTCGCCACGGATTGCAGCAACGTTCCCAGTCGACGGTGGATGGCTGTCGGAGGTCGGTACGCACCGTGAGTTTGAAGCGGTTCCGCGTGGTGGTCAACGGCACAACGTTTGCTTCCTGACACCGTCTGCATTAACCGGCGATAGGCGAGCGGATTTCCACTCGTTCGACCGGCTTCACTGCAAAGAAAAACAGGAGTCCACAAATGGCCACAAGGCAAGAACTGCAAGGCGACTGGAACACGGTCGTCGGCAACGTCAAAGAAAAGTACGGTGAGATCACTGATGCGGAACTGCTTCAGGTGGAGGGGAATGCCGATCAGCTGATCGGATTGATCCAGAGAAAGTCTGGTCAGGCGCGAGAACAAATCGAAGCTTACGTGGACTCACTATTCCGCGGCGGCGAAACGACGATCGATCGAGTCAACGACCTCGCTCGGGACTACGCACAGTCAACTGGTCGTGCGATCAACGATGGGTACCAACAGGTCGCACAGAGGGCTCGTCAAACTTACGACCAAACTTCCATTGCGGTCGCCGATCGCCCGCTGGGTTCGGTCATGGCTGCACTAGGCGTAGGGCTGATCACTGGAATCGCGATCGGCCTATCCATTGGATCTCCGCGTCGCCGTCAACCAACCTGGCACGATCGCTGGCGGATGTAGCATCGAGCCACTTTCCAACGATCGTTCCAGATCGATCATTCTTCACCAACACCAGAAAGATTAGACGCATGACCATCAAAACAAAACAAGCCAATCCAAGTTCACCAAACTATCGTCACGTGGAACGCCGTGAACACACGGTGGAAGCCACAGAAGTTGCTGCGGAGAAGCTGCAAGCCTACGGCAGCCACTTTGTTGCGGAGCCTGCTCGCGACCTCGGCAGCCAACTTCGCGACTACGCGCGGCGCAAACCGGATGTAGCCGTGATGTGGTGTTTCGGGCTTGGGATCATCGTTGGCTGGAAGCTCCGCGGATAGATCGTCATCGGCGGTTAGGCAGCCGATCATCGTTCAGTGCGCAAGTCAAAGATGGAATAATAAGTTCTTCTTTGCGTATTCATCGACACGGCACTTCCTTCGTGTTCGCGTCCTAACCGTGTGATCGCGGCCAATGATCAAAACGTCGAAACGCACGGCATGTTCACGCGGCGGTCACGACCGCCGAGATGGTGTGTGTGTACCAGAATGGTTAGGGCTGTCGATCAGCGCCGCGGCGGTTGCGAAACTGAACGGCAATGTCGATGCACAACGCAATCACGATCAGGACAACGCAGACTTGGACATGAATGAACGGCCAGTAATCGATGGGTTTTGCCAAAGGGTCGATCAAGCCGTCGTAATCACGAAACAAGAATACAATGTACGCTAGCAGTGCACCGACAACCAAGCGAAGGAATTTGGACAGCACTATTTTTCCTAGCCGCGGTGTTGCGGGAACGGGAGAGACCTATGTCTCGTCTCAGAACGGCTTTCGTTCCTGCGTGAAATCGGCCGTCGGTGCCACGTCGTGCGAACACTTTGGTACGAATGCCATGGAACGAATACCATAGAACGAGGCCCCCCAATAATTGAAACCATACGAACGGCCTTCGCTAGAATATTGGGAGATCGAATTCAGTGCAAACTATCGACCTTGCTGAGTGTCTGAATTGCAACGATGAAACTTCCCGTCTTGCTGAAACAAATTCGTGCGTGCCGAGAATGTGACCCGCATCTTCCGGCTGGGCCAAGGCCGGTGGTTCAGGCTGCGAGCGGGGCAAAAATTCTGATCATCGGCCAGGCGCCGGGGCGTCGAGTCCATCAATCGGGAATCCCGTGGGACGATCCAAGCGGCGATCGGCTCAGAGATTGGATGGGGATCGACCGCG
Protein-coding regions in this window:
- a CDS encoding ATP-binding protein; the encoded protein is MAKLPTQDHSDGATVAGLDALNQRVVALTPTPQDARLCHQVLVQNGIAVCCCDSIAAFTDAITEGAGIALIAQEHLGEVAIAGLKQVLVHQPKWSELPVLVLLQAGEVGSSTLQRILSLGHVTLINRPLRISIFVSTVLAKLRDRSRQFEVRDLLQEKDRVQQSLRQSSETFRRLIDDSPQGLYVVDSEMRMRYASKGAREAFCNVEPLIGRSLNESLRVIWSAEVADEVTRQFHHTMETGEAYTSPTFVHQRADKDVTEAYDWSLERIVLPGDRYGVVCHFYDNTQRQLSVEMLRQSEKYFREIADASPAMLWVTDENHRCTFLSKSWYVTTGQTEADGMGLGWTNATHPDDQQRAAEEFLAAATARQPFASEFRLRLADGDYRWAVDVGRARFADDGTFLGYTGYVIDVDERKAFEQSLERAKHIAETANRSRGEFLANMSHEIRTPMAAIMGHADILKDHIRDPDNLQVVETIRRNGDFLLNIINDILDLSKIDAGKMEIEKDRVRPDGILAEVRSLMDVRAFEKKIALQIEFDGPIPEWIETDAVRLRQILLNLVGNAIKFTDQGKVKVVCRYADDASKHGRVQGVDSATVDKRVPGRQRRTGRMVFHVIDTGIGIKPQDQQLLFQPFQQADNTSTRSFGGTGLGLAICRRLAQALGGEVSLESEFGHGSTFTLSIDTVAKGSLVEPNLSVKVSEDKPTESATISGNILVVDDRRDIRYLAQHFIEKAGGRVLTATNGQEAVDTIESDDRPQIDLIVMDMQMPVMDGYSAAAELRRRGCDLPIIALTANAMKSDRDECLAAGCTDYTTKPLDSQKLIAMIHRLTAGPSSNGPSSNGPS
- a CDS encoding CsbD family protein; this translates as MATRQELQGDWNTVVGNVKEKYGEITDAELLQVEGNADQLIGLIQRKSGQAREQIEAYVDSLFRGGETTIDRVNDLARDYAQSTGRAINDGYQQVAQRARQTYDQTSIAVADRPLGSVMAALGVGLITGIAIGLSIGSPRRRQPTWHDRWRM
- a CDS encoding uracil-DNA glycosylase family protein yields the protein MKLPVLLKQIRACRECDPHLPAGPRPVVQAASGAKILIIGQAPGRRVHQSGIPWDDPSGDRLRDWMGIDRDEFYDPQMVAIMPMGFCYPGRGRSGDLPPRKECARCGTNRYWND
- a CDS encoding ATPase domain-containing protein, with translation MPPKISTGNPDLDDILYGGLTSDRLYLVEGMPGTGKTTLALQFLLEGARNGEKGLYVTLSETKQELQGVAESHGWTLDGIEIYELVDTKAIEDPRLQYTMFEPSEIELGTTVDGVLERVNQLRPKRVVFDSLSEMRLLAQGSLRYRRQILALKQFFVGRGCTVLLLDDYSGEDDQHLQSIAHGVIRLEHLLSDYGGERRRLRILKHRGSGFIGGAHDMKIVRGGLNIYPRSVATQDSTETATHLIDSGNREFDELLGGGLNAGTSALLLGPAGVGKSSMALQFAITAAQRGERAILFQFEESEQSLFARAAGLGYDLRRHVDDGLIEIINLTPGEITPSELACLVRSSVRPDPQGRSVSIVAIDSLNGYLNSMPHEKHLIIQLHELLQFLSKESILTLVVVAQHGMLGQSMGTPIDASYLADSVVLFRYFEAAGEIRQAISVIKKRTGRHERSIREFKLSNKGVEIGPPLTKFRGILTGVPDFVGEQGSLIAKDREQH
- a CDS encoding RDD family protein; translated protein: MKIKCPACSQVLNIPDAAAGKVVKCPCGKQLRAPGGPAKTGAPVAATPRRPTAGPAGQANPSAAPPRRPAAVSNDFDPGMFDELTTGDLQPVRAVGQPGRPASSNPYAPSGGGGHGSSGSFGGPIASVWKRFLGSFVDGLMFMVAFGIGMGLVAAMGAAMGQQEPTPVMTAVIMVVMLFPVALVLALNAVLVTKSGQTVGKKAVGTRIVMQDTRELPGFIQGWLLRSLVFGIANQFIPFLAFIDGCFVFTENARMLHDRIAGTVVIDV
- a CDS encoding polysaccharide deacetylase family protein codes for the protein MLLKTKSNWLVLLASLIALPSVATAQDGYWPEGKSYCVSLTYDDGLPSQIVHALPQLKAAGLKGTFFCPGDADYRWSQDDVDRIREEGHELAGHTVNHPCARKNDWVKPGNALEDYDDERMAKELDQNLANLIKNGVKREIATFAYPCGSTYIGEDKHSYIPLVKERFFAARGTKVGFEVPSNGETNLFDVKTFAGNQRDVAYQLNQVTATRDNNGWLVFMFHGVGGDHIAISADGHKEILRFLQEDDSVWVATFQEAAAWVKSKQEGKPASASASQAE